The Polyangiaceae bacterium genome window below encodes:
- a CDS encoding DUF308 domain-containing protein, which yields MQSIRARDPAEANQAIRAIISVGRTNPGAHGIRRHRASRARRHRHLAPLASTYIATILIGVFLVAGGILRVVHGFEHRYRPGIGWLVLSAVFYIGAGAAILWAPLIGALSLTVVVGAFFILSAVSKAIRAYQVRESRATGWLLFDAIVSAFLGILLLAGFPSTAFWALGIIVGMDLIIGGITMIGLMGRAKGTSSI from the coding sequence TTGCAATCGATCCGTGCTCGTGACCCTGCCGAAGCCAACCAAGCCATTCGAGCCATCATTTCTGTCGGTCGAACAAATCCGGGGGCGCATGGCATTCGTAGGCATCGCGCTTCTCGCGCTCGGCGTCATCGCCATTTGGCGCCGCTTGCTTCCACGTACATCGCGACGATCCTCATTGGTGTTTTTCTCGTCGCAGGCGGCATTCTGCGCGTCGTTCATGGCTTCGAGCATCGGTATCGGCCGGGAATCGGCTGGCTCGTCCTGAGCGCGGTTTTCTATATCGGAGCCGGAGCCGCCATCCTCTGGGCACCCTTGATTGGTGCATTGTCCTTGACGGTCGTGGTTGGCGCATTTTTCATTCTGAGCGCCGTGTCGAAGGCGATTCGCGCGTATCAAGTGCGTGAATCGAGGGCCACGGGTTGGCTCTTGTTCGACGCCATCGTCAGCGCATTCCTCGGCATTTTGCTCCTTGCAGGCTTCCCGAGCACGGCCTTCTGGGCGCTGGGAATCATCGTGGGGATGGACTTGATCATCGGCGGTATCACCATGATCGGACTCATGGGTCGAGCCAAAGGCACGTCTTCCATTTGA
- a CDS encoding DUF4377 domain-containing protein, producing the protein MIGSSRHAVWMTLVFCIACEPSATQSGATVPNGASATQGAPETPSAKPKEKAESPAKAWDKTIFVRDKRVDCEGEGPRLCMQVREAESEEWSLFYGKIEGFSYEEGYAYELRVKVDGAKSPPADAPSQRLRLVEVVSKEKPPNPTRSPEQKAQLLAEATLAKSDLKLPRGGTVAGPCWKTLRHAAIESELDTEVLETLAQRVSLPPIDLDGDGTADDVLFLGAAGMISTYAFYVRRGECGYHVGTLSFNGVPEPTPRFSKGLRELEATSGCPECCEETHHVQITFDGNRYAITGDRVTKKRCDHNR; encoded by the coding sequence ATGATTGGATCGTCGCGTCATGCCGTCTGGATGACCCTCGTTTTTTGCATTGCCTGCGAACCGAGCGCCACGCAAAGCGGCGCTACTGTCCCAAACGGTGCGAGCGCGACGCAAGGGGCGCCTGAAACGCCGTCGGCCAAGCCCAAAGAAAAGGCGGAATCGCCCGCGAAAGCCTGGGACAAGACGATCTTCGTGCGGGACAAGCGCGTCGATTGCGAAGGGGAAGGCCCTCGGCTGTGTATGCAGGTAAGGGAGGCGGAGAGCGAGGAGTGGTCGCTTTTTTATGGGAAAATCGAGGGGTTTTCCTACGAAGAGGGCTACGCGTACGAACTGCGCGTGAAGGTGGACGGTGCGAAGTCGCCGCCCGCGGATGCGCCCTCGCAAAGGCTACGACTGGTCGAGGTCGTGTCGAAGGAGAAGCCGCCGAATCCCACCCGGTCCCCGGAGCAGAAGGCGCAGCTCCTCGCCGAGGCGACGCTCGCGAAGTCGGATCTGAAACTGCCGCGCGGCGGAACGGTCGCTGGACCTTGCTGGAAAACGCTCCGCCATGCCGCGATCGAGAGCGAATTGGATACCGAGGTCCTCGAGACGCTGGCGCAGCGCGTATCGCTTCCCCCAATCGACCTCGATGGCGACGGGACAGCCGACGACGTGCTCTTCCTGGGCGCCGCCGGCATGATTTCAACCTACGCGTTCTATGTGCGTCGTGGCGAATGCGGTTATCACGTCGGCACGCTGTCGTTCAACGGGGTGCCCGAACCGACGCCTCGGTTTTCGAAGGGCCTGCGCGAGCTCGAGGCCACGAGCGGGTGCCCGGAATGTTGCGAGGAGACACATCACGTGCAAATCACGTTCGACGGAAACCGTTATGCGATCACTGGGGATCGCGTCACGAAAAAGCGCTGCGACCATAACCGTTGA
- a CDS encoding amphi-Trp domain-containing protein: MSDRDIEKNVPKEYFVTLLRRLADSLEHGEPFRIQVQNKRFVVPQGAELVVEHEVEDGSEELSFELKWKNE, encoded by the coding sequence ATGAGCGACCGCGACATCGAGAAAAACGTTCCCAAGGAATACTTCGTTACGCTATTGCGCCGTCTCGCCGACTCGCTCGAGCACGGCGAGCCGTTTCGCATTCAGGTGCAAAACAAGCGCTTCGTCGTGCCGCAAGGGGCCGAGTTGGTGGTCGAGCACGAGGTCGAAGACGGCAGCGAGGAACTGTCGTTCGAGCTCAAGTGGAAGAACGAGTGA
- a CDS encoding thioredoxin family protein — MRVVHCIAWMLALVMTLASARAWAQAPAPDPPAVCGTAAACGIEGAPEAGASSGRAEALELNTLFFFWGIGCPHCEEAKPAVEALAKERPDLRIESIEIRQNAVGRQRYIDTMERLGAEAVGIPTFVVGNSYIVGYTKGETDEQLRALVSSAKGGSAAGNPASRREVFKVPWIGEVDSRAVSLPWLTVVMGLADGVNPCAMWVLVVLLGILMHVDDTRRMLLYAGTFVVMSGVVYFIFMTAWSVLFSLAGLSAMVTTILGVVLLAMGLINLKDVVWFKKGPSLVIPDKVKPGLFRRMRAIANAATTPAALAGITMLAFVVNLVELGCTVGLPAVYTRILSLRGISAASRFGYLALYNVIYVVPLLAVVAAFIGLKRRFVMTERAARVLKAMSGMLLVTFGTLFLLAPELLAGG; from the coding sequence ATGCGAGTGGTGCATTGTATTGCGTGGATGTTGGCGCTGGTGATGACCCTGGCGAGCGCGCGTGCGTGGGCGCAAGCGCCTGCGCCGGATCCGCCGGCGGTGTGTGGAACGGCTGCCGCGTGTGGCATCGAGGGTGCCCCGGAAGCGGGCGCGTCCTCGGGCCGAGCAGAAGCGCTCGAGTTGAATACGTTGTTCTTTTTTTGGGGCATTGGCTGCCCTCATTGCGAGGAAGCGAAGCCTGCGGTCGAAGCGCTGGCGAAAGAGCGACCGGATTTGCGCATCGAATCCATTGAAATTCGGCAAAATGCCGTCGGACGACAGCGTTACATCGACACCATGGAGCGCCTCGGTGCGGAAGCCGTGGGAATACCGACGTTCGTGGTGGGCAATTCGTATATCGTGGGGTATACGAAAGGCGAAACGGACGAGCAATTGCGAGCGCTCGTTTCGTCTGCAAAGGGCGGCTCGGCTGCGGGAAATCCGGCATCGAGGCGCGAAGTATTCAAGGTGCCGTGGATAGGGGAAGTGGATTCTCGCGCCGTTTCGCTTCCGTGGCTCACGGTCGTCATGGGATTGGCCGATGGGGTCAATCCCTGCGCCATGTGGGTGCTCGTCGTGCTGCTCGGCATCTTGATGCACGTCGACGATACGCGGCGAATGCTCCTTTATGCCGGCACGTTCGTGGTGATGTCGGGGGTCGTCTATTTCATTTTCATGACCGCGTGGTCCGTGCTGTTTTCATTGGCCGGTTTGTCCGCGATGGTGACGACGATTCTCGGGGTCGTGCTTTTGGCCATGGGCCTCATCAACCTCAAGGATGTCGTCTGGTTCAAAAAAGGACCGTCGCTGGTGATTCCGGACAAGGTGAAGCCGGGGCTCTTTCGGCGAATGCGGGCGATTGCCAATGCCGCGACCACGCCGGCGGCGCTTGCGGGCATTACGATGCTCGCCTTCGTCGTGAACCTCGTGGAGCTTGGATGCACCGTGGGTCTTCCTGCCGTCTATACGCGGATTCTGTCGCTCCGAGGCATCTCTGCGGCGTCACGTTTCGGCTATTTGGCGCTGTACAACGTGATTTACGTGGTGCCGCTGCTCGCCGTCGTCGCGGCATTCATTGGATTGAAACGCCGCTTCGTGATGACCGAGCGCGCGGCGCGTGTGCTCAAGGCGATGAGCGGTATGCTTCTCGTCACGTTTGGTACGCTGTTTTTGCTGGCACCCGAGCTGCTCGCGGGTGGCTAG
- a CDS encoding trypsin-like peptidase domain-containing protein, with protein MVIDDQGHILTNHHVVDGADEVEVTFIDGKKMKAKIVGTDSMTDLAVLKVDGATVKPAEFGSAEKMRVGEWVIAIGNPFGLNHSVTVGVLSAKGRYGFAPGQLEDFLQTDASINPGNSGGPLVNLRGEVVGINTMIAGLGTGVGFAVSESIARPIARQLIEQGKVKRPFIGIVMQSLTPDLEAALGENAPDKGALVSQVQEGSPAEKAGIRVGDIIVRVDGTKTADSREVQQAVLARKVGEKIDVTVWRDGRELIIEMRTAEMPAAKETNDKRGTLPEDALGLGLQTLTPKLAERLDIDPELKGVVITAVRPGSAAAEVGLREGDVLLDIDGSAVVTADEAAKRLTQERAGGHLIRVQRGDAALFIVLPNPRKKDG; from the coding sequence GTGGTCATCGACGATCAGGGCCACATTCTGACGAACCATCACGTGGTGGATGGCGCCGATGAGGTGGAAGTGACCTTCATCGACGGCAAAAAGATGAAAGCAAAGATCGTGGGTACCGATTCCATGACGGACCTTGCCGTACTGAAGGTCGATGGCGCGACGGTGAAGCCAGCCGAATTCGGCAGTGCGGAGAAGATGCGCGTGGGCGAGTGGGTCATTGCAATCGGCAACCCATTCGGTCTCAATCACAGCGTGACGGTGGGTGTGCTTTCGGCCAAGGGTCGATATGGGTTTGCCCCGGGGCAGCTCGAAGATTTTTTGCAAACGGACGCGTCCATCAATCCGGGCAATTCAGGCGGACCACTGGTCAACCTGCGCGGCGAGGTCGTGGGTATCAACACGATGATTGCGGGCCTTGGGACCGGCGTCGGTTTTGCCGTTTCCGAATCCATTGCACGCCCCATTGCGCGTCAGCTCATCGAGCAAGGCAAGGTGAAGCGGCCCTTCATTGGCATCGTGATGCAATCGCTCACGCCGGACCTCGAAGCGGCGCTTGGAGAGAATGCTCCCGACAAGGGAGCGCTCGTTTCACAAGTCCAAGAAGGCTCACCGGCGGAGAAGGCGGGTATTCGCGTGGGCGACATCATCGTTCGCGTCGACGGCACGAAGACGGCGGATTCGCGCGAAGTGCAGCAAGCCGTGCTCGCTCGAAAAGTCGGCGAAAAGATTGACGTCACGGTGTGGCGCGACGGGCGCGAATTGATCATCGAAATGCGTACGGCGGAAATGCCTGCCGCAAAGGAGACCAACGACAAGCGTGGCACGCTTCCCGAGGACGCGCTCGGGCTCGGATTGCAAACATTGACGCCGAAGCTCGCAGAACGACTCGATATCGATCCAGAGCTGAAGGGCGTCGTCATTACGGCGGTCCGCCCGGGCAGCGCGGCTGCGGAGGTGGGGCTTCGCGAAGGCGATGTGCTGCTGGACATCGACGGCAGCGCGGTCGTGACCGCGGACGAAGCGGCCAAAAGGCTGACGCAGGAGCGCGCGGGAGGACACTTGATTCGCGTGCAACGAGGTGACGCTGCATTGTTCATCGTGCTCCCGAATCCGCGCAAGAAGGACGGGTGA
- a CDS encoding nitric-oxide reductase large subunit — protein sequence MRQYVKLWFAFAVVLIVSFAGLGYYGVEIYRQAPPIPKQVVDSSGQVLFTGEDILDGQNIWQSVGGHNIGSIWGHGSYVAPDWSADWLHREAVYILDKWGKTEFGAPFDGLSDEQQAVLKTRLAREIRTNTYDSASATLTISPLRAEAIQHVSKHYASLFTDDPEFDKLRAAYAMPANAAGTPERVEKLNKFFFWASWATVTNRPGQSITYTNNWPPEELVGNRPAGSLLIWTGFSVILLIAGIGLLAFYYASRKDEAVDTEALPKKDPLLALDPTPSMQATLKYFWVVAALVLVQVLLGVVTAHYGVEGTGFYGFPLAKYLPYAVTRTWHLQLAIFWIATSWLATGLFIAPAVSGYEPRYQRAGVNFLFVALLVIVVGSLAGQWFGVMQRLGLTENFWFGHQGYEYVELGRFWQLFLLVGLFLWLGLMVRAILPAFKSQRESRHLLIVFTIASAAIAIFYAAGIMWGQRTNLAVAEYWRWWVVHLWVEGFFEVFATVAVAFLFTRMGLIRAHIATVAVLFSTIVFLSGGILGTFHHLYFTGTPTAILAIGASFSALEVVPLILMGFEAYHNLTLSRAAEWVKAYRWPIYFFIAVAFWNFVGAGIFGFLINPPIALYYMQGLNTTPVHGHTALFGVYGNLGIGLMLFCLKGLAARHVWKQGLISFAFWAINIGLAAMTIISVLPVGVLQTLASVEHGMWYARSAEFLQTDTMQTLRWLRVIGDTIFALGVVALAVFIAGLKLGFSVGKTEDVTAEHYPTVRETRPQE from the coding sequence ATGCGGCAGTACGTCAAACTTTGGTTCGCTTTTGCAGTCGTGCTGATCGTGTCGTTCGCGGGCCTGGGATATTACGGCGTCGAAATTTATCGGCAAGCCCCGCCCATTCCCAAGCAGGTGGTCGATTCGAGCGGTCAAGTACTTTTTACCGGCGAAGACATCTTGGACGGCCAGAACATCTGGCAGTCGGTCGGCGGACACAACATCGGCTCCATTTGGGGTCATGGATCTTACGTCGCACCCGACTGGTCGGCGGATTGGCTGCATCGTGAAGCCGTCTACATCCTCGACAAGTGGGGAAAGACCGAGTTCGGCGCCCCCTTCGATGGGCTTTCGGACGAGCAGCAAGCCGTCCTGAAAACTCGCTTGGCACGCGAAATTCGTACGAACACCTACGATTCGGCCTCTGCAACGTTGACCATTTCGCCGCTGCGGGCTGAAGCCATTCAGCATGTAAGCAAGCATTATGCGTCGCTCTTCACGGATGATCCCGAATTCGACAAGCTGCGCGCGGCCTACGCGATGCCGGCCAATGCGGCTGGTACGCCGGAGCGAGTGGAGAAGCTCAACAAGTTTTTCTTCTGGGCCTCGTGGGCGACGGTTACGAACCGCCCGGGCCAGAGCATCACGTACACGAACAACTGGCCGCCGGAGGAATTGGTAGGCAATCGCCCCGCGGGGTCATTGCTGATTTGGACCGGGTTCAGCGTCATTCTTCTCATCGCGGGCATTGGGCTGCTCGCGTTTTATTATGCCTCCCGCAAGGACGAGGCAGTCGACACCGAGGCGCTACCAAAGAAAGATCCCCTTCTCGCGCTCGATCCCACGCCTTCGATGCAGGCGACGTTGAAGTATTTTTGGGTCGTCGCGGCGCTCGTGCTCGTCCAGGTGCTCCTTGGCGTCGTTACGGCGCATTATGGTGTCGAGGGCACGGGTTTTTATGGTTTCCCTTTGGCGAAATACCTGCCTTATGCGGTCACTCGAACGTGGCATTTGCAGCTCGCCATTTTCTGGATTGCAACATCGTGGCTCGCGACCGGGCTATTCATCGCACCGGCGGTGTCGGGCTACGAGCCTCGGTATCAGCGAGCAGGCGTGAACTTTTTGTTCGTCGCGCTGCTCGTCATCGTCGTGGGTTCGCTTGCTGGTCAATGGTTTGGCGTCATGCAGCGCTTGGGTTTGACCGAGAACTTCTGGTTCGGGCACCAGGGCTATGAATACGTCGAGCTCGGTCGATTCTGGCAGCTCTTTTTGCTCGTTGGCTTGTTTCTTTGGCTCGGGCTCATGGTTCGAGCCATCCTGCCGGCATTCAAGTCCCAACGCGAGAGCCGCCATTTGCTCATCGTCTTCACGATTGCTTCTGCCGCGATCGCGATCTTTTATGCTGCGGGGATCATGTGGGGGCAGCGCACGAACCTCGCCGTTGCCGAGTATTGGCGGTGGTGGGTCGTGCACCTCTGGGTCGAAGGCTTCTTCGAGGTTTTTGCCACGGTGGCCGTCGCGTTCCTCTTTACGCGCATGGGCTTGATCCGGGCGCATATTGCGACGGTAGCGGTCTTGTTTTCCACGATCGTTTTCCTGAGCGGCGGGATCTTGGGAACGTTCCATCATCTCTATTTCACGGGCACGCCCACGGCGATTTTGGCCATTGGAGCGAGCTTCAGCGCGCTCGAGGTCGTGCCGCTCATTCTCATGGGCTTCGAAGCCTACCACAACCTCACGCTCAGCCGCGCGGCGGAATGGGTCAAAGCCTACAGATGGCCGATTTACTTCTTCATCGCCGTGGCGTTTTGGAACTTCGTCGGCGCAGGGATTTTTGGTTTCTTGATCAACCCGCCGATTGCGCTCTATTACATGCAGGGCCTCAATACGACGCCCGTGCACGGCCATACCGCGCTGTTTGGCGTTTATGGGAATCTCGGTATCGGCCTCATGCTCTTCTGCCTCAAGGGTTTGGCGGCGCGTCACGTCTGGAAGCAAGGTCTGATTTCCTTCGCCTTCTGGGCCATCAATATCGGATTGGCCGCGATGACCATCATCAGCGTGCTGCCCGTGGGCGTCTTGCAGACTCTGGCGAGCGTCGAGCATGGCATGTGGTACGCCCGTTCGGCTGAATTCCTGCAGACGGATACCATGCAGACATTGCGCTGGCTCCGGGTGATCGGCGACACGATTTTCGCATTGGGCGTCGTCGCGCTCGCCGTATTCATCGCAGGGCTGAAGCTTGGGTTTTCGGTCGGGAAAACCGAGGATGTGACGGCGGAGCATTATCCAACGGTTCGGGAAACCAGGCCTCAGGAATAG
- a CDS encoding chemotaxis protein CheW codes for MDAARASLPESVGAIRREIESLERRLRWLRREFEQDAPLPETIEILQCVSGDAHIGVPLANIERVVGIARLCPSNDAQPWLRGLLDIRGVMIPVVDVGMRIGKPARVVELGDLVVICTTHRARVGLWVASVLGVMEVQTATLDRNVPELMGAPYLLGVAVVNGHATYLLRNDGLLDVVDSPTEA; via the coding sequence GTGGACGCCGCACGAGCCAGTTTGCCGGAAAGCGTGGGCGCCATTCGGCGTGAAATCGAAAGCCTCGAGCGTCGATTGCGCTGGTTGCGCCGCGAATTCGAACAAGACGCGCCATTGCCCGAAACCATTGAAATTCTGCAATGCGTCTCGGGAGATGCGCACATCGGCGTGCCACTTGCAAACATCGAGCGCGTCGTGGGTATTGCGCGACTGTGCCCGTCGAACGACGCGCAACCGTGGCTTCGCGGGCTGCTCGACATACGCGGCGTGATGATTCCCGTGGTCGACGTCGGTATGCGAATCGGTAAACCGGCACGCGTCGTCGAGCTTGGTGATCTCGTCGTGATTTGCACGACGCATCGGGCACGCGTCGGACTTTGGGTGGCTTCGGTGCTCGGTGTCATGGAAGTCCAAACCGCCACGCTCGATCGAAACGTGCCCGAATTGATGGGCGCCCCGTATTTGCTCGGTGTGGCGGTCGTCAATGGTCACGCGACGTATTTGCTTCGTAATGATGGATTGCTCGATGTGGTCGATTCACCAACGGAGGCCTGA
- a CDS encoding methyl-accepting chemotaxis protein, whose amino-acid sequence MFDLFRKSLRSRISLVMALLVMVSSAAIGLLAFHAAENALTDAAFARVKAIAGSRESHIATVIRMRFWQASQVATKSSLIELLKNPDAGTESFVNEELVSTTRLGHWHSLSAVTTSGTIVASSNPSLVGADVGTQSYFDASLVEPTAGDFKRLGDGETGYRVTVPVREPKSSRVVGIILGEAPAEMIRAQLLERSGLGMTGESYLVDDTGLMLTPSRFVSDAEFSVRIGGELAEDVKRGMETARRWHDYREREVIGALASQDMRRMGVPWTLVTEVDFDEALEGALALRYKLAGIALACLLFAIIAGMRISSTLVRPIAELAAAAKRIGDGDLSAVLVDDGSRDEVGVLREAFRAMTANLRKMLGDLQSGIKLVTSSAMEIAASAKQAAASASEQAAIVSQVGSTAEELRQTSQAATSRAQQVVNDAEGAMETGKRGVHAVVGAVEAIGTINQRVQDVAQKNRRLSEQSGQLVEVIDAVQELAEQSNLLAVNASIEAAKAGEQGRGFSVVAAEVRSLAEQSKRATQQIRRTLLEIQRSAEDAVATTTDSKARVEDGTRAMQAVRGVFDQISGALEESSDRSRQIAATSRQQAAGVNQIAQAMSSLTQAAHDSASMAHQLEQSASKLRGLGVGLKEVTSRYGIADTAFTEV is encoded by the coding sequence ATGTTCGATTTATTTCGCAAATCCCTCCGCAGTCGCATTTCACTCGTCATGGCGCTGCTCGTGATGGTATCCAGTGCGGCGATTGGCCTGCTTGCTTTCCATGCGGCCGAGAATGCGCTGACCGACGCGGCATTTGCCCGCGTCAAAGCGATTGCGGGATCGCGTGAATCTCATATTGCCACGGTGATCCGCATGCGATTTTGGCAGGCATCGCAGGTGGCCACGAAGTCGTCTCTCATTGAATTGCTCAAAAATCCAGATGCCGGCACGGAATCATTCGTCAATGAAGAGCTCGTATCGACGACGCGTCTCGGACATTGGCATTCGCTCTCCGCCGTCACCACATCGGGTACGATTGTCGCTTCGTCGAATCCATCGCTCGTTGGTGCAGACGTCGGGACGCAATCCTATTTCGATGCATCGCTCGTGGAGCCCACGGCAGGCGATTTCAAGCGTCTCGGCGATGGCGAAACGGGTTATCGTGTCACGGTGCCCGTGCGCGAACCGAAGTCGAGTCGCGTGGTTGGCATCATTCTGGGCGAAGCGCCCGCCGAAATGATTCGTGCGCAGCTTCTCGAGCGTAGCGGATTGGGCATGACGGGCGAAAGTTATCTCGTCGACGACACGGGCCTCATGCTCACGCCGTCGAGGTTCGTTTCCGATGCTGAGTTTTCCGTGCGTATTGGAGGCGAGCTGGCGGAAGACGTAAAACGCGGCATGGAAACGGCTCGTCGTTGGCACGACTATCGGGAGCGCGAGGTCATCGGAGCGCTTGCATCGCAGGACATGCGTCGCATGGGCGTGCCGTGGACGCTCGTCACGGAGGTCGATTTCGACGAGGCGCTCGAAGGGGCGCTCGCGTTACGATACAAGCTTGCGGGCATTGCCCTCGCGTGTCTCCTTTTTGCCATCATCGCGGGAATGCGTATTTCGTCGACGCTCGTGCGACCCATCGCCGAATTGGCGGCGGCTGCAAAACGCATTGGGGACGGCGATCTTTCAGCCGTGCTGGTGGACGACGGTTCGCGTGACGAAGTGGGCGTCCTTCGAGAAGCGTTTCGGGCGATGACGGCGAATTTGCGCAAAATGCTGGGAGATCTGCAATCCGGCATCAAATTGGTCACGTCGAGCGCCATGGAAATTGCGGCATCGGCGAAGCAAGCTGCGGCATCGGCGAGTGAGCAAGCTGCGATTGTTTCGCAGGTCGGCAGCACGGCCGAAGAGCTGCGACAAACGAGCCAAGCGGCGACGAGTCGTGCGCAGCAGGTCGTCAATGATGCCGAAGGCGCCATGGAAACGGGCAAACGAGGTGTCCATGCCGTCGTCGGTGCCGTCGAAGCGATTGGAACCATCAATCAACGTGTCCAGGATGTTGCGCAAAAGAATCGCCGTCTGAGCGAGCAGAGCGGGCAGCTCGTCGAGGTCATCGATGCGGTGCAGGAGCTTGCCGAACAATCGAATTTGCTCGCGGTCAATGCGAGCATCGAGGCGGCCAAGGCGGGCGAGCAAGGCCGGGGATTTTCCGTGGTCGCGGCCGAAGTGCGCAGTTTGGCCGAGCAAAGCAAACGAGCGACACAACAGATTCGGCGAACGCTGCTCGAAATTCAACGATCGGCCGAAGATGCCGTCGCGACGACGACCGACAGCAAGGCTCGCGTCGAAGATGGAACGCGCGCCATGCAAGCCGTGCGTGGCGTATTCGATCAAATCTCCGGTGCGCTCGAAGAAAGCTCGGATCGTTCGCGACAAATCGCCGCGACATCGCGCCAGCAGGCTGCAGGCGTCAATCAAATTGCCCAGGCAATGAGCAGCCTCACGCAAGCTGCGCACGATTCCGCATCCATGGCGCACCAGCTCGAGCAATCGGCGAGCAAACTCCGGGGCCTCGGTGTTGGATTGAAAGAAGTGACCTCGCGGTATGGCATTGCCGACACGGCATTCACGGAGGTGTGA
- a CDS encoding DUF2238 domain-containing protein: MNSTQSKPKDRRSPAISTIGHIPAACLVGFLILWALVAMDPKHRLVWAIENVLVVPFVLLLVATYHRFQFTGRAYLQMTTFLVLHTVATHSSYAEAPLGMFIRDALQSDRNPYDRLAHFSFGFFMLCPLRELVMRYARDVGAFFQLTVAYLALGFAAMSYELIEWGVAVLAVTSAGAHVREALPTTVAFLAIQNDAWDVQKDMALACLGGLLAMLLELRGFTRPSCADSGAR, encoded by the coding sequence ATGAACAGCACGCAGTCGAAACCGAAGGATCGGCGTTCACCGGCAATTTCCACAATCGGTCACATTCCAGCCGCGTGCCTCGTCGGATTTCTCATCCTATGGGCACTCGTCGCGATGGACCCCAAGCACCGCCTGGTTTGGGCCATTGAAAATGTCCTGGTCGTTCCCTTCGTTCTTTTGCTCGTCGCGACGTACCATCGATTCCAATTCACTGGCCGGGCGTATTTACAGATGACCACGTTTCTCGTGCTGCATACGGTGGCGACCCATTCCAGTTATGCCGAAGCGCCTCTTGGCATGTTCATTCGGGACGCGCTTCAATCGGATCGCAATCCGTACGATCGCCTTGCGCACTTCTCGTTCGGCTTTTTCATGTTGTGTCCCCTACGCGAGCTGGTCATGCGGTATGCTCGGGACGTGGGCGCCTTTTTCCAGTTGACCGTCGCGTACCTTGCGCTCGGTTTTGCCGCAATGTCGTACGAGCTCATTGAATGGGGCGTCGCGGTGCTCGCCGTCACGAGCGCGGGTGCTCACGTGAGGGAAGCATTGCCGACCACCGTTGCGTTTCTTGCCATCCAAAACGACGCGTGGGACGTGCAAAAGGACATGGCGCTCGCATGCTTGGGCGGGCTTTTGGCGATGCTCCTGGAATTGCGTGGTTTCACCCGTCCTTCTTGCGCGGATTCGGGAGCACGATGA